The genomic segment GCCGGCGCGGTGTGGCGGTGGATCGCCAGGATTGCCCGACCAATCCGACAGACAGAGCACGCCGACGCCAGCCGGCAGGGACGAGGCGGCGGCCGAGCGCACCACCGCATCGACAAAACCCATGCCGAGCATTGCATGGACGGCCAGAATGACCAGTCCAAGGCGCAGGGAGGTGAAGCGGAATGCGAAAGCGCGGCGCATGGAGCATTCCCGCCATGCCCCTGTCCGCGCGTCAAGCGCGGGCAGGGCCGTTTCAAGCAGCTTTGATGTCGCAGTGTGCGATTATCGGGCGAACTTCTTGTATTTCAGGCGCTTCGGAATGATGCTGTCGTTGCCGAGGCGGCGCTTCTTGTCTTCCTCGTAGTCTTGGAAGTTGCCCTCGAACCATTCCACATGGCTGTCGCCTTCGAAGGCGAGCATGTGGGTGGCGATACGATCGAGGAAGAAGCGATCATGGGAGATGATGACGGCGCAACCGGCGAATTCGGTCAGCGCCTCTTCCAGCGCCCGCAGGGTGTCGACGTCGAGATCGTTGGTCGGTTCGTCGAGCAGCAGGACGTTGGCGCCGCTCTTGAGCATTTTGGCGAGATGCACACGGTTGCGCTCACCGCCCGACAGCATGCCGACCTTCTTCTGCTGGTCCGGCCCCTTAAAGTTGAAGGTCGAGCAATAGCCGCGCGAATTGATCTCGCGCTTGCCGAGATAAATGATGTCATTGCCGCCGGAGATTTCCTCCCAGACGGTTTTCTTGTCGTCGAGGCTGTCGCGCGATTGGTCGACATAGCCGAGCTGGACGCTCTCGCCGATGGTCACGGTGCCGGAATCGGGTTTGTCCTGGCCAGTGATCATGCGGAACAGCGTGGTTTTGCCGGCGCCGTTGGGGCCGATGACGCCGACGATGCCGCCCGGCGGCAGTTTGAACGACAGGCCGTCGATCAGAAGCTTGTCGCCAAAGCCCTTCGACAGATTCTCGAAATCGATGACATTGTTGCCGAGGCGCTCGGCCACCGGAATGATGATCTGCGCGGTTGTCGGCGCCCTGTCATTCTGCTTGGCGAGCAACTCGTCATAGCGCTGGATACGCGCCTTGCTTTTGGCCTGACGGGCACGGGGCGATGACGCGATCCACTCGGATTCGGCTTCGAGAGCCCGCTGACGTGCTTTGTCCTCGCTGCTTTCCTGCGCCAGGCGCTTCTGCTTTTGCTGCAGCCAGGCCGAGTAATTGCCTTCGTAGGGAATGCCCTTGCCGCGATCGAGTTCGAGAATCCAGCTCGTGACGTTGTCGAGGAAGTAGCGATCGTGGGTAACGATCAGGATGGCGCCGGGATAGTCGCGCAGATGGCCTTCGAGCCAATTGACGGTTTCGGCGTCGAGATGGTTGGTCGGTTCGTCGAGCAGCAGCAGTTCCGGCTTTTCCAGCAGCAACTTGCACAACGCGACGCGGCGGCGTTCACCGCCCGAGAGGTTCTCGACGGCCCAATCGTTCGGCGGGCAGCCGAGCGCGTCCATCGCCTGTTCGACCTGGCTGTCGAGATCCCACAGGCCCTGTGCCTCGATTTCGTCCTGCAACCGCGTCATCTCGTCGGCGGTTTCGTCGGAATAATTCATCGCCAATTCGTTGTAGCGATCGAGAATGTCCTTCTTGGGCTTCACGCCGAGCATGACGTTGCCGAGCACGTCGAGGGACGTGTCGAGCTGCGGTTCCTGCGGCAGGTAGCCGACCTTGGCGCCTTCGGAGACCCAGCCATCGCCAGTGAATTCGGTGTCGATGCCGGCCATGATGCGCAGCAGGGTCGATTTACCGGAGCCGTTGACGCCGAGCACGCCGATCTTGGCGTCCGGATAGAACGACAAGTGGATGTTTTCGAGGACTTTCTTGCCGCCCGGCCACGTCTTGTTGAGGCCCTGCATGTGATAGATGAACTGGCGCGCCATGGCGTCACATCCTGTATAAAAAACTCATGGGAGATTGGGCTGCCTTGTAGCCGTGCGGCGTGCTGGGGTCCAGCTATCCTTATCGTCGCGAACGGGCCATATTCGCTGTGTATCGCGATCAGCCCCTTGTGTTAAAAACCGAGGGCTGATTTGCGCCCCCCCAGTTCTCGGCTCTGGAGATTATTCTTGAACGATTCCAGCCAGATTCAGACCCTTAACGGCCGTACCGAACCGGTTTTCGGATCGCCCGCCCTCGCTAACGAAGAACAGGGCATCCCACATTCCGCCGATCGGCCCCATGGCGCGGATGCGCTGGGCCTCGATAATGCCCTCAGCGGCGTCGCCGAACTGATCGCGCATAAGCGCGCACAGGGGCCGCTGACGATCGGTATTTTCGGCGGATCGGGCTCGGGCAAGAGTTTCGCGCTCAACCGTCTGCTCGCCATGGTTGAACAATTGCGCGGTGGCGCGACGGCGGCTGGGGCTACCAGCCCGTTCCTGTCGCGAATCACCGTGGCGCGGCTCGATGCTGGGC from the Beijerinckia sp. 28-YEA-48 genome contains:
- the ettA gene encoding energy-dependent translational throttle protein EttA, encoding MARQFIYHMQGLNKTWPGGKKVLENIHLSFYPDAKIGVLGVNGSGKSTLLRIMAGIDTEFTGDGWVSEGAKVGYLPQEPQLDTSLDVLGNVMLGVKPKKDILDRYNELAMNYSDETADEMTRLQDEIEAQGLWDLDSQVEQAMDALGCPPNDWAVENLSGGERRRVALCKLLLEKPELLLLDEPTNHLDAETVNWLEGHLRDYPGAILIVTHDRYFLDNVTSWILELDRGKGIPYEGNYSAWLQQKQKRLAQESSEDKARQRALEAESEWIASSPRARQAKSKARIQRYDELLAKQNDRAPTTAQIIIPVAERLGNNVIDFENLSKGFGDKLLIDGLSFKLPPGGIVGVIGPNGAGKTTLFRMITGQDKPDSGTVTIGESVQLGYVDQSRDSLDDKKTVWEEISGGNDIIYLGKREINSRGYCSTFNFKGPDQQKKVGMLSGGERNRVHLAKMLKSGANVLLLDEPTNDLDVDTLRALEEALTEFAGCAVIISHDRFFLDRIATHMLAFEGDSHVEWFEGNFQDYEEDKKRRLGNDSIIPKRLKYKKFAR